A stretch of the Thermus thermophilus genome encodes the following:
- the serS gene encoding serine--tRNA ligase translates to MVDPKALRQNPEVYREAIRLKGVALDLEALLALDREVQELKGRLQEVQTERNRVAKEVPKAPPEAKEALVARGKALGEEAKRLEEALREKEARLEALLLQVPLPPWPGAPVGGEEANREIKRVGAPPEFSFPPLDHVALMEKNGWWEPRISQVSGSRSYALKGDLALYELALLRFAMDFMAKRGFLPMTLPSYAREKAFVGTGHFPAYRDQVWAIAETDLYLTGTAEVVLNALHSGEILPYEALPLRYAGYAPAFRSEAGSFGKDVRGLMRVHQFHKVEQYVLTEASLEASDQAFQELLQNAEEILRLLELPYRLVEVATGDMGPGKWRQVDLEVYLPSEGRYRETHSCSALLDWQARRANLRYRDPEGRVRYAYTLNNTALATPRILAMLLENHQLQDGRVRVPKALVPYVGKEVLEPCG, encoded by the coding sequence ATGGTGGACCCCAAAGCCCTTCGGCAAAACCCCGAGGTCTACCGGGAGGCCATCCGCCTAAAGGGGGTGGCGCTGGACCTCGAGGCCCTCCTCGCCCTGGACCGGGAGGTCCAGGAGCTGAAAGGGCGCCTCCAGGAGGTCCAGACCGAGCGCAACCGGGTGGCCAAGGAGGTCCCCAAGGCCCCCCCGGAGGCGAAGGAGGCCCTCGTCGCCCGGGGCAAGGCCCTGGGGGAGGAGGCGAAGCGGCTGGAGGAGGCCTTGAGGGAGAAGGAGGCGCGGCTTGAGGCCCTCCTCCTCCAGGTCCCCCTTCCCCCCTGGCCCGGGGCGCCCGTGGGGGGGGAGGAGGCGAACCGGGAGATCAAGCGGGTGGGGGCCCCGCCGGAGTTTTCCTTCCCTCCTTTGGACCACGTGGCCCTCATGGAGAAAAACGGCTGGTGGGAGCCCAGGATCAGCCAGGTCTCGGGAAGCCGCTCCTACGCCCTCAAAGGGGACCTCGCCCTTTACGAGCTCGCCCTCCTCCGCTTCGCCATGGACTTCATGGCAAAGCGGGGCTTCCTCCCCATGACCCTTCCCTCCTACGCCCGGGAGAAGGCCTTCGTGGGCACCGGCCACTTCCCCGCTTACCGCGACCAGGTCTGGGCCATCGCCGAAACCGACCTCTACCTCACGGGCACCGCCGAGGTGGTCCTAAACGCCCTCCACTCGGGGGAGATCCTCCCCTACGAGGCCCTTCCTTTGCGCTACGCGGGCTACGCCCCCGCCTTCCGCTCCGAGGCGGGAAGCTTCGGCAAGGACGTGCGGGGGCTCATGCGGGTCCACCAGTTCCACAAGGTGGAGCAGTACGTCCTCACCGAGGCCAGCCTCGAGGCCTCCGACCAGGCCTTCCAGGAACTCCTCCAAAACGCCGAGGAGATCCTGAGGCTACTAGAGCTCCCCTACCGCCTGGTGGAGGTGGCCACGGGGGACATGGGCCCGGGGAAGTGGCGGCAGGTGGACCTCGAGGTCTACCTGCCCTCGGAGGGGCGCTACCGGGAAACCCACTCCTGCTCGGCCCTTCTGGACTGGCAGGCCCGGCGGGCGAACCTCCGCTACCGCGACCCCGAAGGCCGAGTCCGGTACGCCTACACCCTGAACAACACCGCCCTCGCCACCCCCCGCATCCTGGCCATGCTCCTGGAAAACCACCAGCTCCAAGACGGCCGGGTGCGGGTCCCCAAGGCCCTCGTCCCCTACGTGGGCAAGGAGGTGCTGGAACCGTGCGGATAG
- a CDS encoding DUF554 domain-containing protein, with protein MELTLLEKLSGTLANAATVALGTGLGLVLRGRLPERMARIMVQGVGLTTLFIGLSMAQALGKAKGGAVDGVVLGLVALVLGGLLGEWARLEEGLEGLGERIKRAVRGGGSFTEGFVAASLLFCVGPMTLLGAIQNGLVGDPSLLLLKATLDGLSAIALTSSFGVGVGFSVLVILLYQGGVALLAGTLSQALPDPAQDPRVLLVTGVGGLMILGIGINLLGLTRVRVASFLPALLLAPLVWALADRLG; from the coding sequence ATGGAGCTCACCCTTCTGGAGAAGCTCTCGGGGACCCTGGCGAACGCCGCCACCGTGGCCCTGGGCACGGGGCTCGGCCTGGTCCTAAGGGGAAGGCTTCCCGAAAGGATGGCCCGGATCATGGTGCAAGGGGTGGGGCTCACCACCCTCTTCATCGGCCTCTCCATGGCCCAGGCCCTGGGAAAGGCCAAGGGGGGGGCGGTGGACGGGGTGGTCCTGGGGCTCGTCGCCTTGGTCCTGGGGGGGCTTTTGGGGGAGTGGGCCCGGCTGGAGGAGGGCCTCGAGGGCCTCGGGGAGAGGATCAAGCGGGCGGTGCGGGGCGGGGGAAGCTTCACCGAGGGCTTCGTGGCGGCGAGCCTCCTCTTCTGCGTGGGGCCCATGACCCTCCTCGGGGCCATCCAAAACGGCCTCGTGGGCGACCCGAGCCTCCTCCTCCTCAAGGCCACCCTGGACGGCCTCTCCGCCATCGCCCTCACCAGCTCCTTCGGCGTGGGGGTGGGGTTCAGCGTCTTGGTCATCCTCCTCTACCAGGGGGGCGTGGCCCTCCTAGCGGGCACCTTGAGCCAGGCCCTTCCCGACCCCGCGCAAGACCCCCGGGTCCTCCTCGTGACCGGGGTGGGTGGGCTCATGATCCTGGGCATCGGCATCAACCTCTTAGGCCTCACCCGGGTGCGGGTGGCCTCCTTCCTCCCCGCCCTGCTCCTCGCCCCCTTGGTCTGGGCCCTCGCGGACCGGCTCGGCTAA
- a CDS encoding GNAT family N-acetyltransferase: protein MAEVHVRELRGWEEMEEVVALQREVWGRAESDLVPRGLLIAVQDEGGLVAGAFAEGRMVGFVFGFPTKDPALHHSHMLGVLEAYRGTGAALLLKRFQRDWCLARGIRKVVWTFDPMRGANANFNLRKLGATARTYLPDHYGPMSGINAGAPSDRLLAEWDLLSERVYARIYAPPPEPEVAGLPQVNRVEGEVPLEARLDLEGERLLFQIPEDWGRILREDPALALTWREHSRLVLPHYFARGYRLVDFLRHPNRYVLAKD from the coding sequence ATGGCAGAGGTACATGTCCGCGAGCTGAGGGGCTGGGAAGAGATGGAAGAGGTGGTGGCCCTCCAGCGGGAGGTCTGGGGGCGCGCGGAAAGCGACCTGGTGCCGCGGGGCCTCCTCATCGCCGTCCAGGACGAGGGGGGGCTTGTGGCCGGGGCCTTCGCCGAGGGGAGGATGGTGGGCTTCGTCTTCGGCTTCCCCACAAAAGACCCCGCCCTCCACCACTCCCACATGCTGGGCGTTCTGGAGGCCTACAGGGGCACGGGGGCGGCCCTCCTCCTCAAGCGCTTCCAAAGGGACTGGTGCCTCGCCCGGGGCATTCGGAAGGTGGTCTGGACCTTTGACCCCATGCGGGGAGCGAACGCCAACTTCAACCTGAGGAAGCTCGGGGCCACGGCCAGGACCTACCTCCCCGACCACTACGGCCCCATGTCGGGCATCAACGCCGGGGCCCCCTCGGACCGGCTCCTCGCCGAGTGGGACCTCCTCTCGGAAAGGGTCTACGCCCGCATCTACGCCCCCCCGCCCGAGCCCGAGGTGGCGGGCCTCCCCCAGGTGAACCGGGTGGAGGGGGAGGTGCCCCTGGAGGCGAGGCTTGACCTCGAGGGCGAGAGGCTCCTCTTCCAGATCCCCGAGGACTGGGGGAGGATCCTCCGGGAAGACCCCGCTTTGGCCCTAACGTGGCGGGAGCACAGCCGCCTGGTCCTCCCCCACTACTTCGCCCGGGGCTACCGCCTGGTGGACTTCCTCCGCCACCCCAACCGGTATGTCCTGGCTAAGGACTGA
- the menC gene encoding o-succinylbenzoate synthase, whose translation MRIEAAELRILELPLKFRFETSFGVQTKRTILLLRLFGEGLEGLGEGVMERLPLYREETVAGARYLLEEVFLPRVLGRDLPNPEALREALMPFRGNPMAKAVLEMAFFDLWAKALGRPLWQVLGGVRQAVEVGVSLGIQPTVEDTLRAVEKHLEEGYRRIKLKIKPGWDYEVLKAVREAFPEATLTADANSAYRLADLPRLRRLDELRLDYLEQPLAYDDLLDHAKLQRELATPICLDESLTGAEKARKAIELGAGRVFNIKPARLGGHGESLRVHALAQSAGIPLWMGGMLEAGVGRAHNLHLATLPGFTKPGDVSSASRYWEEDLIEEALEAKDGLMPVPEGVGLGVHLKLAFVERVTLWQRYMSAS comes from the coding sequence GTGCGGATAGAGGCGGCAGAGCTCAGGATTTTGGAGCTTCCCCTAAAGTTCCGCTTTGAGACGAGCTTCGGGGTGCAGACCAAGAGGACCATCCTCCTCCTGAGGCTCTTCGGGGAGGGCCTGGAGGGCCTGGGGGAAGGGGTGATGGAGCGCCTTCCCCTCTACCGGGAGGAGACGGTGGCGGGGGCCAGGTACCTCCTGGAAGAGGTCTTCCTGCCCCGGGTCCTGGGGCGGGACCTCCCCAACCCCGAGGCCCTGAGGGAGGCCCTTATGCCCTTCCGGGGCAACCCCATGGCCAAGGCGGTCTTGGAGATGGCCTTCTTTGACCTCTGGGCCAAGGCCCTAGGGAGGCCGCTTTGGCAGGTCCTGGGCGGGGTGCGGCAGGCGGTGGAGGTGGGGGTCTCCCTGGGCATCCAGCCCACGGTGGAGGACACGCTAAGGGCGGTGGAGAAGCACCTTGAGGAGGGCTACCGCCGCATCAAGCTCAAGATCAAGCCGGGCTGGGACTACGAGGTCCTGAAGGCGGTGCGAGAGGCCTTCCCCGAGGCCACCCTCACCGCCGACGCCAACAGCGCCTATCGCCTCGCCGACCTCCCCCGGCTTAGGCGCCTGGACGAGCTTCGGCTGGACTACCTAGAGCAGCCCCTGGCCTACGACGACCTCCTGGACCACGCCAAGCTCCAGCGGGAGCTTGCCACCCCCATCTGCCTGGACGAGAGCCTCACGGGGGCGGAGAAGGCGAGGAAGGCCATTGAGCTTGGGGCGGGCCGGGTCTTCAACATTAAGCCCGCCCGCCTCGGCGGCCACGGGGAGAGCCTCCGGGTGCACGCCCTGGCCCAAAGCGCCGGGATCCCCCTCTGGATGGGGGGGATGCTGGAGGCGGGGGTGGGGAGGGCCCACAACCTCCACCTGGCGACCCTTCCCGGCTTCACCAAGCCCGGGGACGTGAGCTCGGCGAGCCGCTACTGGGAGGAGGACCTCATAGAGGAGGCCCTCGAGGCCAAGGACGGCCTCATGCCCGTGCCGGAGGGGGTAGGCCTCGGGGTCCACCTGAAGCTTGCCTTCGTGGAGCGGGTCACGCTATGGCAGAGGTACATGTCCGCGAGCTGA
- the mnmD gene encoding tRNA (5-methylaminomethyl-2-thiouridine)(34)-methyltransferase MnmD: protein MELRLTQDGTPTLFHPGYGEAYHPRQGALLQARRLYLEKTLTHLHPAPRVLEVGFGLGVNFRVALESALLRGVRLSYLAVEREPLPREALAQIPLPLPRAEAVFADLLRAWPTSCFQGPWGELWLLFADVREVALPVRWATAVYLDPFSPRANPEAWSLPVLLKLRKSLKRGGRLATYSAQGAFRRALREAGFAVHRVPGVGKREWTVGIARGAPPG from the coding sequence ATGGAGCTTCGCCTCACCCAAGACGGCACCCCCACCCTCTTCCACCCCGGGTACGGGGAGGCCTACCACCCGCGGCAGGGGGCCCTCCTCCAGGCGCGTAGGCTCTACCTGGAGAAGACCCTCACCCACCTCCACCCCGCCCCCAGGGTTTTGGAGGTGGGCTTCGGGCTTGGGGTGAACTTCCGGGTGGCCCTGGAAAGCGCCCTATTGCGGGGGGTGCGGCTTTCCTACCTGGCGGTGGAGCGGGAGCCCTTGCCCAGGGAGGCCCTGGCGCAAATCCCTCTCCCTTTGCCCCGGGCGGAAGCGGTCTTCGCCGACCTCCTCAGGGCCTGGCCCACCTCTTGCTTCCAGGGGCCTTGGGGGGAGCTATGGCTCCTCTTCGCCGATGTCCGGGAGGTGGCCCTACCCGTCCGCTGGGCCACGGCGGTCTACCTGGACCCCTTCAGCCCCAGGGCCAACCCCGAGGCCTGGTCCCTCCCCGTCCTCCTCAAGCTCCGGAAGAGCCTGAAGCGGGGCGGGAGGCTCGCCACCTACTCCGCCCAGGGGGCCTTCAGGCGGGCCCTTCGGGAGGCGGGGTTTGCCGTGCACCGGGTCCCTGGGGTGGGGAAGCGGGAGTGGACGGTGGGTATCGCGCGAGGAGCTCCTCCCGGCTGA
- a CDS encoding polysaccharide deacetylase family protein → MVELFGAVLLLFGLSDLLFRFLGVGAYAHGSRREPKVALTFDDGPSERTEALLALLARHGVKATFFLTGEKARARPDLVEAIRREGHQVEDHGEGHRPLWLLLPWLEWRHMAQNPGRYYRPPHGLHTPFTRLFARLLGKRVALWDLESKDWLPLPPEELAERLLFYLRPGSIVLLHDGPERTLRLLERALPEMLRLGYRPTTLDDLAPLPLTPRLALIRGLQGFEERYNRRHRVVRAGLGPFDLFRLEKKPFPGPALPGLPPGVPAFELHLESQRVMELAPFEAVRHLRRSLAKVAEKVAEDPEVRLVYGYTYLADGGRILGLKTQDLPFWPRLVAGLASAWFLWLYRGELPKRKRPPARMAYLSREELLARYPPSTPASPPQGPGARQTPPPEGPA, encoded by the coding sequence ATGGTGGAGCTTTTCGGCGCCGTTCTCCTCCTCTTCGGCCTCTCCGACCTCCTCTTCCGCTTCCTCGGGGTGGGGGCCTACGCCCACGGAAGCCGGCGGGAGCCCAAGGTGGCCCTCACCTTTGACGACGGCCCCTCGGAAAGGACGGAAGCCCTCCTCGCCCTCCTCGCCCGGCACGGGGTCAAGGCCACCTTCTTCCTCACCGGGGAGAAGGCCCGGGCCAGGCCGGACCTGGTGGAGGCCATTAGGCGGGAAGGCCACCAGGTGGAGGACCACGGGGAGGGGCACCGCCCCCTTTGGCTCCTCCTCCCCTGGCTGGAGTGGCGGCACATGGCCCAAAACCCCGGGCGCTACTACCGCCCTCCCCACGGCCTCCACACCCCCTTCACCCGCCTCTTCGCCCGGCTTTTGGGGAAGCGGGTGGCCCTTTGGGACCTAGAAAGCAAGGACTGGCTTCCCCTGCCCCCCGAGGAGCTCGCCGAAAGGCTTCTCTTTTACCTGCGCCCCGGGTCCATCGTCCTCCTCCACGACGGGCCGGAGCGCACCCTGAGGCTCCTGGAGCGGGCCCTCCCGGAGATGCTCCGCCTGGGGTACCGGCCCACCACCCTGGACGACCTCGCCCCCTTGCCCCTCACCCCGAGGCTCGCCCTCATCCGGGGCCTCCAGGGGTTTGAGGAGCGGTACAACCGGAGGCACCGGGTGGTGCGGGCGGGGCTTGGCCCCTTTGACCTTTTCCGCCTGGAGAAAAAGCCCTTCCCCGGCCCCGCCCTCCCCGGGCTTCCCCCGGGCGTCCCCGCCTTTGAGCTCCACCTGGAAAGCCAGCGGGTGATGGAGCTTGCCCCCTTTGAGGCGGTCCGCCACCTGCGGCGAAGCCTGGCGAAGGTGGCGGAGAAGGTGGCCGAAGACCCCGAGGTGCGCCTCGTCTACGGGTACACCTACCTGGCGGACGGGGGAAGGATCCTGGGCCTCAAGACCCAAGACCTCCCCTTCTGGCCAAGGCTCGTGGCGGGCCTCGCCAGCGCCTGGTTCCTCTGGCTCTACCGGGGGGAGCTCCCCAAGCGGAAAAGGCCCCCGGCCCGGATGGCCTACCTCAGCCGGGAGGAGCTCCTCGCGCGATACCCACCGTCCACTCCCGCTTCCCCACCCCAGGGACCCGGTGCACGGCAAACCCCGCCTCCCGAAGGGCCCGCCTGA
- the gatC gene encoding Asp-tRNA(Asn)/Glu-tRNA(Gln) amidotransferase subunit GatC, whose translation MELSPELLRKLETLAKIRLSPEEEALLLQDLKRILDFVDALPRVEAEREEEALGRLREDEPRPSLPQAEALALAPEAEDGFFRVPPVLE comes from the coding sequence ATGGAGCTGTCTCCCGAGCTTCTCCGCAAGCTGGAAACCCTGGCCAAAATCCGCCTATCCCCCGAGGAAGAAGCCCTGCTTTTGCAGGACCTCAAGCGGATCCTGGACTTCGTGGACGCCCTGCCCCGGGTGGAGGCGGAAAGGGAGGAGGAGGCCCTAGGCCGCCTGAGGGAGGACGAGCCCAGGCCCTCCCTGCCCCAGGCCGAGGCCCTGGCCCTGGCCCCCGAGGCGGAGGACGGCTTCTTCCGGGTGCCCCCGGTTCTGGAGTAG
- a CDS encoding glycosyltransferase, with product MRVSVVIPAHNEEAYLPGALKAVFAQTLPPFEVIVVDNASTDRTREVAEALGARVVFCGRKGVAYARQAGLLAARGEWVAMTDADSLPTPRWLERLAQMAPGAVAVYGPLRFYGVSPLEAAFSEWGYRAFLSLMALLGRPNLAGANMMVRKEAALKVGGFPEVEAREDVLLGWRLKALGPVRYARDALVLTSARRLKGGWGRFLLRQARNLLGDPRGYFGEAEGRER from the coding sequence GTGCGCGTCAGCGTGGTGATTCCCGCCCACAACGAGGAGGCCTACCTGCCCGGCGCCTTAAAGGCGGTCTTCGCCCAGACCCTTCCCCCCTTTGAGGTCATCGTGGTGGACAACGCCTCCACCGACCGCACCCGGGAGGTGGCCGAGGCCTTGGGGGCGCGGGTGGTCTTCTGCGGGAGGAAAGGGGTGGCCTACGCCCGCCAAGCGGGGCTTTTGGCGGCGCGGGGGGAGTGGGTGGCCATGACCGACGCCGACTCCCTGCCCACGCCCCGGTGGCTGGAAAGGCTCGCTCAAATGGCCCCGGGGGCGGTGGCCGTATACGGCCCCTTGCGCTTCTATGGGGTCTCCCCCTTGGAGGCCGCCTTCTCCGAGTGGGGCTACCGGGCCTTCCTGAGCCTCATGGCCCTCCTCGGGCGGCCCAACCTCGCCGGGGCCAACATGATGGTCCGGAAGGAGGCGGCCCTGAAGGTGGGGGGTTTCCCCGAGGTGGAGGCGAGGGAAGACGTCCTCTTGGGCTGGAGGCTCAAGGCCCTGGGCCCCGTGCGCTACGCGAGGGACGCCCTCGTCCTCACCTCCGCCCGCAGGCTCAAGGGGGGGTGGGGGCGGTTCCTCCTGAGGCAGGCTAGAAACCTCCTGGGCGATCCTCGAGGCTACTTCGGGGAAGCCGAGGGAAGGGAAAGATAA
- a CDS encoding glycosyltransferase family 4 protein codes for MRLYRVGLFTDVYFPNPNGVTTSVYLLLRELRRMGHEAWVLAPAHPEAPENEEGVVRVPSVAYPFYEGQQIALPSARYLPTELELIHTHTPLTLGVWGLRLARSKNLPHVSTFHTHYEKYAHYVPGLAFLDKYTGIVPRLAKAFYNRVEVVIAPTEPVKRLAESYGIERPIRVIPTGIDNRLLEEAPLPSPSPWPEGKRRLVTVGRLGKEKSFDVVLKAVAELAKEEDVFLVHIGEGPELPHLEALAKELGIADRVLFLGPVPYRKIGGYYRLAELFLFASETETQGLVVWEAQAMGVPVVAVGAEGVLEGVEDGKTGYLVPPGDFRALAEKALELLRDEEKRRRFSLQARAFALKRSAERIAEEIVAVYDEANEILRAEPRRLIFPFPRLPRSSLEDRPGGF; via the coding sequence ATGCGCCTCTACCGCGTGGGGCTCTTCACCGACGTCTACTTCCCCAACCCCAACGGGGTCACCACGAGCGTCTACCTCCTCCTGAGGGAACTCCGGCGCATGGGCCACGAGGCCTGGGTCCTGGCCCCGGCCCACCCCGAGGCCCCGGAGAACGAGGAAGGGGTGGTGCGGGTCCCCTCCGTGGCCTACCCCTTCTACGAGGGGCAGCAGATCGCCCTCCCCTCGGCCCGGTACCTGCCCACGGAGTTGGAACTCATCCACACCCACACCCCCCTCACCCTCGGGGTGTGGGGCCTGCGGCTTGCCCGGAGCAAGAACCTCCCCCACGTCTCCACCTTCCACACCCACTACGAGAAGTACGCCCACTACGTGCCGGGCCTCGCCTTTTTGGACAAGTACACGGGGATCGTGCCCCGCCTGGCCAAGGCCTTCTACAACCGGGTGGAGGTGGTCATCGCCCCCACGGAGCCCGTGAAGCGCCTGGCGGAAAGCTACGGCATAGAGCGCCCCATCCGGGTCATCCCCACCGGCATAGACAACCGCCTCCTGGAAGAAGCCCCCCTTCCCTCCCCTTCCCCTTGGCCCGAGGGAAAGAGGCGCCTCGTCACCGTGGGGCGGCTGGGGAAGGAGAAGAGCTTTGACGTGGTCCTCAAGGCGGTGGCGGAGCTCGCCAAGGAGGAGGACGTCTTCCTGGTGCACATCGGGGAAGGCCCCGAGCTTCCCCACCTCGAGGCCCTCGCCAAGGAACTCGGGATCGCCGACCGGGTCCTCTTCCTGGGGCCCGTGCCCTACAGGAAGATCGGGGGGTACTACCGCCTGGCGGAGCTTTTCCTCTTCGCCAGCGAGACGGAAACCCAGGGGCTCGTGGTCTGGGAGGCCCAGGCCATGGGGGTGCCGGTGGTGGCGGTGGGGGCGGAAGGCGTGTTGGAGGGGGTGGAAGACGGCAAGACCGGGTACCTGGTCCCCCCAGGAGACTTCCGGGCCCTGGCGGAAAAGGCCCTAGAGCTCCTGAGGGACGAGGAGAAGCGGAGGCGCTTCAGCCTGCAGGCCCGGGCCTTCGCCCTAAAGCGCTCGGCGGAGCGCATCGCCGAAGAGATCGTGGCCGTTTACGACGAGGCGAATGAGATCCTGAGGGCCGAGCCCCGGAGGCTTATCTTTCCCTTCCCTCGGCTTCCCCGAAGTAGCCTCGAGGATCGCCCAGGAGGTTTCTAG
- a CDS encoding MFS transporter — protein sequence MFRFLPWRREGLSALLRLVLVVGLLEGVRSSYFAGLLPFYAPEHLGLGPAAFTLAFTLHQLAENLSKAAGGLLAERLGYGLTVTLAAAAGLLALLLTPRADSAWILWTLGALWGLTFSSLYPGLMTLASRIARPGMDARALAFTLSLAMPWVGLGLVGVGQVAQRHPLQALHLLLAAQGLALLVALSLVRFRIPVPPPSRERYPLYRLLLFVPAAFGQTFAPALVSLFLLRFAKEELGLEPLALGGLLVLGGGAAFLLLPFTGRLVDRRGYQPALVLGLFLLALVMARLGTGPHPYELPAAALLGGLGFSLFLPGWNGLLAKNLPQENRAAIWGSLMTVEGLGLALGPVAGGLLWEAFGLRAPFLAGSGIFLALSLFYLLLFRVRGLWRR from the coding sequence GTGTTTCGCTTCCTCCCGTGGCGGCGGGAAGGGCTTTCCGCCCTTCTCCGCCTCGTCCTCGTGGTGGGCCTCCTGGAGGGGGTGCGGAGCAGCTACTTCGCCGGCCTGCTCCCCTTTTACGCCCCGGAGCACCTGGGGCTGGGGCCCGCCGCCTTCACCCTGGCCTTTACCCTGCACCAGCTCGCGGAGAACCTCTCCAAGGCCGCAGGGGGGCTCCTGGCGGAGCGGCTCGGCTACGGCCTCACGGTGACCCTGGCCGCCGCCGCGGGCCTCCTCGCCCTCCTCCTCACCCCAAGGGCGGACTCGGCCTGGATCCTCTGGACCCTCGGGGCCCTATGGGGCCTCACCTTCTCCTCCCTCTACCCCGGCCTCATGACCTTGGCGAGCCGCATCGCCCGCCCCGGGATGGACGCCCGGGCCCTGGCCTTCACCCTGAGCCTGGCGATGCCCTGGGTGGGGCTCGGCCTCGTGGGGGTGGGCCAGGTGGCCCAAAGGCACCCCCTCCAGGCCCTCCACCTCCTCCTCGCCGCCCAGGGGCTCGCCCTCCTCGTGGCCTTAAGCCTGGTGCGCTTCCGCATCCCCGTCCCGCCCCCCTCCAGGGAGCGCTACCCCCTTTACCGCCTCCTCCTTTTCGTGCCCGCGGCCTTCGGCCAGACCTTCGCCCCGGCTCTGGTCTCCCTCTTCCTCCTGCGCTTCGCCAAGGAAGAGCTCGGCCTCGAGCCCCTGGCCCTGGGGGGCCTCCTCGTCCTGGGGGGCGGGGCGGCCTTCCTCCTCCTCCCCTTCACGGGCCGCCTGGTGGACCGGAGGGGCTACCAGCCCGCCCTCGTCCTCGGGCTTTTCCTTCTCGCCTTGGTCATGGCCCGGCTCGGCACCGGGCCCCACCCCTACGAGCTTCCCGCCGCCGCCCTCCTCGGGGGCCTCGGGTTCAGCCTCTTCCTCCCCGGGTGGAACGGGCTTCTCGCCAAGAACCTGCCCCAGGAGAACCGGGCCGCCATCTGGGGTAGCCTCATGACCGTGGAGGGGCTCGGCCTCGCCCTGGGCCCGGTGGCGGGCGGGCTCTTGTGGGAGGCCTTCGGCCTCCGGGCGCCCTTCCTCGCGGGCTCGGGCATCTTCCTGGCCCTCAGCCTCTTCTACCTCCTCCTCTTCCGTGTGCGCGGGCTTTGGAGGCGGTGA
- a CDS encoding amidohydrolase family protein, whose protein sequence is MSWLRTELWTAEVVYTGFGTPMLRGALAVQGGFVVGQGSLEELRARFPEAEVVHKGLALLPPPVNAHTHLDLSLLPLYRGPFAGFLRHVVAHRERRGLEGTKRGLEELLASGAGAFADIVFKDEGMDFLLGESPLPGVAFYEVFAPEPSLAEEVFRAVRRKVEAWRRREGKVKVGLSPHAPYSVSPPLLKRLAEWAKAEGIPLMVHAAESPEEVAFLVRGEGPLREVYGRFAKTPWTPPGTTPVRHLHALGVLGPTTLLVHGVQVDEEEVGLLAETGTKVVLCPRSNANLEVGEAPLALYAKHGVELALGTDSRGSSPDLDVKNEARFLWGRAEPRLLVRALTRGGYRALGLPTPRLTRGTPLSLVHFL, encoded by the coding sequence ATGTCCTGGCTAAGGACTGAGCTCTGGACCGCCGAGGTGGTCTACACCGGCTTCGGCACCCCCATGCTCCGGGGGGCCTTGGCGGTGCAGGGCGGGTTCGTGGTGGGCCAGGGAAGCCTGGAGGAGCTAAGGGCCCGCTTTCCCGAAGCGGAGGTGGTCCACAAGGGCCTTGCCCTCCTCCCGCCCCCGGTGAACGCCCACACCCACCTGGACCTCTCCCTCCTCCCCCTCTACCGGGGGCCCTTCGCGGGCTTCCTGCGCCACGTGGTGGCCCACCGGGAACGGCGGGGGCTGGAAGGGACGAAGCGGGGCCTGGAGGAGCTTCTGGCCTCCGGGGCGGGAGCCTTCGCCGACATCGTCTTCAAGGACGAGGGGATGGACTTTCTCCTCGGGGAAAGCCCCCTCCCCGGGGTGGCCTTCTACGAGGTCTTCGCCCCGGAGCCCTCCCTGGCGGAGGAGGTCTTTAGGGCGGTGCGGCGGAAGGTGGAGGCCTGGCGGAGGCGGGAGGGCAAGGTGAAGGTGGGGCTTTCCCCCCACGCCCCCTACTCCGTGAGCCCCCCCCTCCTCAAGCGGCTTGCGGAGTGGGCTAAGGCCGAGGGGATCCCCCTCATGGTCCACGCGGCGGAAAGCCCCGAGGAGGTGGCCTTCCTCGTCCGGGGGGAGGGCCCCTTGCGGGAGGTGTACGGCCGCTTCGCCAAGACCCCCTGGACCCCCCCGGGCACGACCCCCGTCCGCCACCTCCACGCCCTCGGGGTCCTGGGGCCCACCACCCTCCTCGTCCACGGGGTCCAGGTGGACGAGGAGGAGGTGGGGCTCCTCGCCGAGACGGGGACCAAGGTGGTCCTCTGCCCGCGGTCCAACGCGAACCTGGAGGTGGGGGAGGCCCCCCTCGCCCTCTACGCCAAGCACGGGGTGGAGCTCGCCCTGGGCACGGACTCCCGGGGCTCAAGCCCCGACCTAGACGTGAAGAACGAGGCCCGCTTCCTCTGGGGCCGGGCGGAGCCCCGCCTCCTGGTGCGGGCCCTCACCCGGGGAGGGTACCGGGCCTTGGGCCTCCCCACGCCCAGGCTCACCCGGGGGACGCCCCTTTCTCTGGTACACTTCCTGTGA